A window from Candidatus Melainabacteria bacterium RIFOXYA2_FULL_32_9 encodes these proteins:
- a CDS encoding imidazole glycerol phosphate synthase subunit HisF, with protein MLAKRIIPCLDVKDGQTVKGINFQNLKYAGDPVSLAKRYSDEGADELVFLDITATNEGRKTMLSVVENVARQVFIPFTVGGGIRTLEDIRNILLAGADKVSLNTAAVINPDLITQASESFGSQCVVIAIDAKREPDDWYVYINAGQKKTDIKVRDWIKTIEKLGAGEILLTSMDADGTQKGFDLELTSMVSLNSNLPVIASGGAGPIVEHFIDVFTNGSADAALAASIFHYNTLTIKDLKESLSNQGIPVR; from the coding sequence ATGCTGGCTAAAAGAATAATCCCATGCCTTGATGTAAAAGATGGTCAAACTGTTAAAGGTATTAACTTCCAGAATTTGAAATATGCCGGTGATCCTGTCAGCCTTGCTAAAAGATATTCTGATGAGGGGGCTGATGAACTGGTTTTTCTTGATATAACCGCAACTAATGAAGGCAGAAAAACTATGCTTAGTGTGGTAGAAAATGTTGCCAGACAAGTTTTTATTCCTTTCACTGTTGGAGGAGGAATAAGAACCTTAGAAGATATTAGAAATATCCTTCTTGCCGGCGCAGACAAAGTTAGTTTGAATACAGCGGCGGTTATCAATCCCGATTTAATTACTCAGGCCTCAGAATCTTTTGGTTCTCAATGTGTCGTAATTGCAATTGATGCCAAAAGAGAGCCTGATGATTGGTATGTATACATTAATGCAGGACAGAAAAAAACAGATATAAAAGTTAGAGACTGGATAAAAACCATAGAAAAACTTGGTGCAGGTGAGATTCTTCTTACTTCTATGGATGCTGATGGAACTCAAAAAGGTTTTGACCTTGAATTAACATCTATGGTATCACTGAATTCAAACCTACCTGTTATCGCTTCAGGTGGAGCAGGGCCAATAGTTGAACATTTTATAGATGTTTTCACAAATGGTTCAGCAGATGCGGCTCTGGCAGCATCAATTTTTCACTACAATACTCTAACAATAAAAGACTTAAAGGAATCTTTAAGCAATCAGGGAATACCCGTACGATAA
- a CDS encoding imidazole glycerol phosphate synthase, glutamine amidotransferase subunit produces the protein MSVTIVDYGAGNLKSITNLLDVLETPYIVTDKKEDIINAKRIIFPGVGHFGQVMESLNSKGLTESLIETIKSGTPFLGICLGLQVLFEESAEAPGCKGLGIIPGKVERFKWGKVPHIGWNKLKTTLNNNILTDDYVYFVNSYYIIPEDTSIISAYTDYYFNFGAAIEHKNIFAFQFHPERSGEIGCNYIKKWLEISN, from the coding sequence TTGAGCGTAACCATTGTAGATTATGGAGCTGGAAATTTAAAGAGCATAACTAATTTACTTGATGTTCTTGAAACGCCATATATTGTTACTGATAAAAAAGAAGATATCATTAACGCTAAAAGAATAATTTTTCCTGGGGTTGGACACTTCGGTCAGGTTATGGAATCTTTGAATTCAAAAGGATTAACCGAAAGCTTGATTGAAACAATTAAATCCGGAACGCCTTTCCTTGGCATTTGCCTTGGCCTTCAAGTATTGTTTGAAGAAAGTGCAGAAGCTCCAGGATGTAAGGGCTTAGGCATTATTCCAGGCAAAGTCGAAAGATTTAAATGGGGCAAAGTACCACATATTGGCTGGAATAAACTTAAAACAACGCTAAATAATAATATATTAACTGATGATTATGTGTATTTTGTAAATTCATACTATATAATTCCAGAGGATACGAGTATTATTTCTGCATATACAGATTATTACTTTAACTTTGGAGCTGCAATTGAGCATAAAAACATTTTTGCATTCCAGTTTCACCCTGAAAGAAGTGGTGAAATTGGCTGCAATTACATTAAAAAATGGCTCGAAATTTCTAATTAA
- a CDS encoding imidazoleglycerol-phosphate dehydratase yields the protein MRESKVERKTLETEISIKLNLDGTGSKKINTGIKFFDHMLDQLSSHGYFDLEIEVKSHDNDPHHIVEDTSLALGEAFKKALGDKKGINRYGYTTIPMDEALTLCSIDLSGRPYCNFDAKMTEERVRDFETILTNHFFQSFSVGSLSTLHISLLYGEDTHHIIESIFKAFARALNTACSINKEHAESIPSTKGTI from the coding sequence ATGCGTGAAAGCAAGGTAGAGAGAAAAACCCTTGAAACAGAAATAAGTATCAAACTTAATTTAGATGGAACAGGATCAAAGAAAATCAACACAGGCATTAAATTTTTTGACCATATGCTTGATCAATTATCTTCCCATGGATACTTTGATCTTGAAATAGAAGTAAAATCACACGATAATGACCCACATCATATAGTTGAAGATACAAGTCTTGCCCTTGGAGAAGCATTTAAAAAAGCTCTTGGTGATAAAAAAGGAATAAATCGCTATGGCTATACTACTATACCTATGGACGAGGCTTTGACCTTATGTTCTATTGACTTAAGTGGAAGACCATACTGTAATTTTGATGCTAAAATGACAGAAGAACGGGTTAGAGATTTTGAAACTATATTAACAAATCACTTTTTTCAAAGTTTCTCTGTTGGAAGCTTATCTACATTACATATAAGCCTATTATATGGAGAAGACACCCACCATATAATAGAATCAATATTTAAAGCATTTGCAAGAGCTTTAAATACAGCTTGCAGCATCAATAAAGAACATGCTGAAAGTATCCCATCGACAAAAGGTACTATATAA